A window of Nitrospira sp. contains these coding sequences:
- the rpsS gene encoding 30S ribosomal protein S19 produces the protein MPRSITKGPFIDDHLLKKVEQMNQSKDRKLIKTWSRRSTVIPDMIGHTFAVHNGKKFIPVFVTENMVGHKLGEFAPTRFFKGHGQAKTEKAVALK, from the coding sequence ATGCCTCGTTCAATTACTAAGGGCCCGTTCATCGACGATCATCTCTTGAAAAAAGTCGAGCAGATGAATCAATCCAAAGATCGGAAACTGATCAAGACGTGGTCCCGTCGATCCACGGTGATCCCCGATATGATCGGTCACACGTTTGCGGTCCACAACGGCAAGAAGTTCATTCCGGTATTCGTCACGGAAAACATGGTTGGCCATAAGCTGGGTGAGTTTGCGCCGACCAGGTTTTTTAAAGGGCACGGGCAGGCGAAAACTGAAAAGGCAGTGGCATTAAAG
- a CDS encoding 50S ribosomal protein L23, with protein MKGDLHQVLIQPLLTEKITALREQGNTVGFLVHPDANKIQIKQAVESLLKVKVARVNVVNIRGKVKRLGRFVGRRSDWKKAFVTLKEGEKLDLYESV; from the coding sequence GAAGGGCGACCTCCATCAAGTGCTGATTCAGCCGTTACTCACTGAAAAGATCACTGCCTTGCGCGAGCAGGGCAACACGGTGGGGTTTCTGGTTCATCCGGATGCCAACAAGATTCAAATCAAGCAGGCCGTCGAATCACTGCTGAAGGTGAAGGTTGCCCGCGTTAACGTTGTCAATATTCGTGGCAAGGTCAAGCGGCTGGGCCGATTCGTTGGCCGGCGTTCCGATTGGAAGAAGGCGTTTGTCACCTTGAAGGAAGGCGAGAAGCTAGACCTGTACGAAAGCGTCTAG
- the rplB gene encoding 50S ribosomal protein L2: protein MPLKVYKPTSPGRRGMTAIQGEQLTKKKPEKSLTGFHLRTGGRNNDGRQTIRFRGGGHKRLYRQIDFRRDKAGVPAKVAAIEYDPNRSSRIALLHYADGEKRYILAPVGLSIGDAVQSGEGAEVRPGNALPLASMPLGTTIHNIELKPGKGGQLIRSAGGSAQVMGRDGGYVQIRLKSGEMRKILSTCMATVGQVGNVDHENVIVGKAGRSRWKGKRPHVRGVVMNPVDHPHGGGEGKSGQGNPHPVSPWGTPTKGYKTRKNKATDKFIIARRKK from the coding sequence ATGCCACTTAAGGTTTACAAGCCGACATCACCTGGTCGTCGCGGAATGACCGCCATCCAGGGTGAACAGCTCACCAAGAAAAAGCCCGAAAAATCATTGACCGGGTTTCATCTTCGCACGGGTGGGCGCAACAATGATGGGCGTCAAACCATCAGGTTCCGTGGGGGAGGGCATAAGCGCCTCTACCGACAGATCGATTTTCGGCGCGATAAGGCGGGCGTTCCGGCAAAAGTTGCCGCCATTGAGTACGATCCGAATCGATCATCTCGAATCGCCTTGCTTCATTATGCTGATGGAGAGAAGCGATATATTTTGGCGCCGGTAGGGCTCTCCATCGGAGATGCCGTGCAATCGGGTGAAGGTGCAGAAGTGAGGCCGGGAAATGCGCTTCCGTTAGCGAGTATGCCTCTCGGTACCACCATCCACAACATCGAGTTGAAGCCAGGCAAAGGCGGCCAGCTCATTCGCAGTGCCGGAGGCTCCGCTCAAGTGATGGGGCGAGATGGTGGGTATGTCCAGATCCGGCTCAAGTCTGGAGAGATGCGCAAAATTCTGTCGACCTGTATGGCAACTGTCGGTCAGGTGGGCAATGTGGATCATGAAAATGTGATTGTCGGGAAAGCTGGTCGTTCACGCTGGAAGGGGAAGCGCCCGCATGTTCGCGGTGTGGTGATGAACCCCGTCGATCATCCGCACGGTGGTGGTGAGGGAAAATCTGGTCAAGGCAACCCGCATCCTGTCTCCCCCTGGGGTACGCCCACTAAGGGATATAAGACGCGGAAGAACAAGGCGACTGATAAGTTCATCATCGCGCGTAGGAAGAAGTAG